One segment of Streptomyces bathyalis DNA contains the following:
- a CDS encoding response regulator, whose amino-acid sequence MADEPAIRVLIADDQEMVREGISVLLTSRPGIDVVGEAVDGLDAVEKTAALRPDVALLDVRMPGMDGLEATREIVAASPATKVLILTTYDVDEYVYRALRAGASGFLLKDAPARQLAEGIRVVATGGALLAPTVTRRLIEEFSRTPAAPGGLRAPLVTRVAELTGRETEVLALVAQGLSNAEIGEHILVAESTVKTHVSRILDKLALRDRTQAAVFAYESGVVAARGTEQGADTTETGVHKGRRPATG is encoded by the coding sequence ATGGCTGACGAGCCCGCGATACGCGTCCTGATCGCCGACGACCAGGAGATGGTGCGCGAAGGCATCTCCGTGCTGCTCACGAGCCGGCCCGGCATCGACGTCGTCGGCGAGGCCGTCGACGGCCTCGACGCCGTGGAGAAGACGGCTGCGCTGCGCCCCGACGTCGCACTCCTCGACGTGCGGATGCCCGGCATGGACGGGCTGGAGGCCACCCGTGAGATCGTCGCGGCTTCCCCCGCGACGAAGGTGCTGATACTCACGACGTACGACGTGGACGAGTACGTCTACCGGGCGCTGCGGGCAGGGGCGAGCGGCTTCCTGCTCAAGGACGCCCCGGCGCGTCAACTCGCCGAAGGCATAAGGGTCGTGGCCACGGGAGGCGCTCTGCTCGCGCCCACCGTCACCCGCAGGCTGATCGAGGAGTTCAGCCGCACGCCCGCAGCCCCCGGCGGGCTGCGCGCCCCGCTCGTGACACGCGTCGCCGAACTGACCGGGAGGGAGACGGAGGTGCTTGCACTGGTGGCGCAGGGACTCTCGAACGCCGAGATCGGCGAGCACATCTTGGTCGCGGAGTCGACGGTGAAGACCCACGTCAGCCGCATCCTCGACAAACTCGCACTGCGTGACCGCACGCAGGCCGCGGTCTTCGCCTACGAGAGCGGAGTTGTCGCCGCTCGCGGTACGGAGCAGGGCGCGGACACTACAGAGACGGGCGTCCACAAGGGCAGACGCCCGGCCACCG